The Pantoea vagans genome contains the following window.
CTGTTTAGCCGCCTCTTTGCCATAGCGATCAACAAAGTATTCACCCTGGAACGCCATGCGATGCTGTACCGCCAGGCCGCCGCCCAGCGCCTTAACGCGTTCGATGTTGGCTTCGGTAATGGTTTCGGCATGGTCAAAGAACCAGTGCAGGCCGTTAAACGGAATGTCGCGGTTTACTTTCTCGAACACATCCAACATACGACTGATCGATTCGTTATAGGTGGCATGCAGGCGGAACGGCCAGCGATGCTCGACCAGATGGCGCACCACGCGCTCCAGCTCATCTTCCATGCCTGGTGCCAAATCAGGGCGCGGTTCAAGGAAGTCTTCGAAATCGGCCGCCGAGAACACCAGCATTTCGCCCGCGCCGTTGTGGCGCAGGAAGTCGGTGCCCTGGCCCGGTTTCAGCATATCGGTCCACTTCTCAAAATCTTCCAGCTCGTGGCCGGGGTTCTGCGTGAAAAGGTTATAGGCGATACGCACCGTCAGCTGCTTTTTGGCATGCAGCTCTGAAATCACATCGTAATCATCGGGATAGTTCTGGAAGCCGCCGCCCGCATCGATGGCACTGGTCAGGCCGAGGCGGTTCAGCTCACGCATAAACTGGCGCGTGGAGTTGACCTGCTGTTCCAGCGGTAGTTTCGGGCCTTTCGCCAGCGTCGCATACAGCAGCATGGCGTTGGGGCGCGCAATCAGCATCCCGGTCGGATTGCCATTGCTGTCGCGCTGGATCTCACCGCCCGGAGGGTTAGGTGTGTCTTTGGTGTAACCCACCACGCGCAGTGCGGCGCGGTTAAGTAAGGCACGGTCATACAGGTGCAGGATGAAGACTGGCGTATCTGGCGCTGCGGCGTTGATCTCATCCAGCGTCGGCATACGGCGTTCAGCAAACTGGAACTCGCTCCAACCGCCGACTACGCGCACCCATTGTGGTGAAGGGGTACGCAGTGCCTGTTCACGCAACATGCGTAATGCATCCGCTAACGAAGGAACACCTTCCCAGCGCAACTCAAGGTTGTAGTTCAGGCCGCCACGAATCAGGTGCAGGTGTGAATCGTTGAGGCCCGGAATGCCGGTACTGCCTTTGGCATCAATAATCTGGGTATCGCTGCCTGCAAAGCGCATCACTTCCGCTTCGCTGCCCACGGCCAGGAACTTGCCGTCTTTGATCGCCACTGCGCTGGCAAACGGGTTAGCACGATCCACGGTGTGGAATTTGCCGTTGGTAAAAATCAGTGAGGCCGTTGTCATCATCTCTTCTCCAGTTAGATTACGCGTTGCGGCCAATTAGCCACTGTTTTAAAACTCGTGTTACGACAGGCATCCATAAGAACACCACCAGTGCCACCACGCTGGCATCATTCAGCAAGTGGCCCCACAGCGTGCCGTGGGCGGCAGGCAAAACCTGGTTCCAGAACCACGGCACCAGATTGGTAGACGGAAAAATCACCCCCAGCGTCAGTAAGTATTGTTTCCATTTCGCGGGTTTGACCTGGCCTTTTTGCGTCGGGGTAAACCAGAACGCTGCGCCGGGACGTACCTCAATATGTTCCGGCTGCGCCAGCATAGTTGGCAGATCTTTGATCAGGCTTTTGCGCTGGTCTGATTTCAGCCAGGCGTACAGCTCATCCAGCCCGGTAAAACGAATCAGCACGGTGTAGGCGTTATCGCCGTGTACCGGACGCAGCACATTCACACCCAGGTGCCCCTGAAAGCTCGCGGCCTGCGGCATGATGGTGTCGAGCCACTGCTCATAGCTGGCCTGCTTTTCAGGCAGGATGCTGTGGGTAATCACCAGCGTCACATGGTTGGCCTGCTGTGAATAATTCATAGGTTGTTCCTTAAGTTACTGCTGGTGAAAGTGCTTGCGTCGTTGAGTAAAAAAATACGAAATGAGAGCGTTTATTGATAACGGATAGATTTTGGGTTGTTGTTCAACAATTTTTGGGGAGGGTAGGGAATGCGTTTAAATCTTGAGGCATTGCTGATTTTGGATGCGCTGGATCGCCATGGCACCTTTGCTGCGGCAGCTGCACGTCTGTTTAAAACCGCGTCTGCGTTGAGCTATACCGTGCAGAAGATGGAGAGCGATCTCAAAATCACGCTGCTCGATCGCTCTGGCCATCGTGCCACATTTACCCCGACGGGGCGGCTGATGCTGGAAAAGGGCCGCACTCTGCTGCGTGCGGTGAATGAGTTAGAACAGCAGGCGCGTTATGTAGAAAGTGGCTGGGAAAGTCAGTTGGTGATCAGCGTCGATGCTTCACTGCCTTTTCGTATTCTCACGCCGCTGATCGATCAGTTCTATCAGGAGCATCCGCATACCCAACTGCAGTTCCGTCAGGATGTGCTTTCCGGCTGCTGGGAAGCGCTCAACTACGGCGATGCGGACATTGTCTTTGGCGCGGTGCAAGAGCCCGCCACGCGCAAAGAGATTGTCTGCCAACCGTTGGGCTGGCTGGAGTATGTTTTCGCCGTGGCACCGGAACATCCACTCGCCTCCGCGCCGGAACCGCTGCTGCGTGAGCAAATCCGCCAGTATCGAGCGGTTACCGTTCATGACTCCTCACGTCACGGTGCAGGGATTGATTTGCGCGTGCTGGATGAGCAGAAAACCTTGAGCGTGCATGACTTCCCCGCGAAATTGCAGGCGCAGCTGGATGGTTTAGGCTGCGGCTATTTGCCACTGTATTTGGCAAAACCGCATCTGGAGAGTGGAGCGCTAGTGGCGCGTCAGCTGGATAGCGAGTGCCGTCGTGATATGGCGTATCTGGCGTGGAATGAGAGCGCTTCGGGTAATGCGGCTATTTGGTGGCGCGAGCATTTACTCGCGCTGCCGGGCCTGCAGGAGATCTATTCTCCGGCGTGATGGCGTTTCTTGATGCGCATAAATGCGCACCCTACGATGTAGGGGCGCCATTTATGGCGACCGTGACGTTATCGCCGCGCGATCGCAACGTTAAATCGCAATATGATGGCTGACCTGCGGGGCATCATCACCCTGATGGAATTGCAGTACCGCTTGCTGTAGCTCGGCATCGGCGTGAGACACACGCTGGTGCTGACGCATATGCTCCTGCCATGACTCGACCATAAACCACTCTAACAAGGCTGTCGGGTCATCGGTTTGCTCCATCAATCCCCACGAATAGGCACCATCGCGACGACGAGACTGCGCCAGCTTGTGGATAGCGCGTTTGAACGCTGAGCGGTCTTCCTGTGGTACGCGGTAGCGAATCTGGATCAATACGGGACCATGACGCACATCCACCTCTTCATGCACCACCGGATCGGCCCAGTGCTGTGCCGGTTGCAGATCTGCTTCTCCAGCGGGCAGTGCCAGACGTTTAAGCAACAGGCCACTGATCACCAGACCTGCACCGGCAATCAGCAAGGTCGTTGCGAGACCCAGCTGCTGAGCAATCAGGCCCCAGGCCAGACTCCCGCCCGCCAGCGTGCCGTTGAACACCATCAGATAGACTGCCAAGCCACGGCCGCGCACCCAGTCGGGCAATACCGCCTGTGCCACACCGTTCAGGGTGGTGAGCGCGATAATCCAGCCCACGCCCAACACCAGCATCAACAGCAGTGCCAGCCACTGCGGCGGGCTCATGGCCAGCGCCAGCATCACCAGCGCACTCAACACCGCAGAGAGCAGCATTAGGCCATCGTTGCTCAGCGTGCTACGCAAACGTGGCAGCAACAGCGCACCAGCAATCGCACCGCCACCGACCGCACCCAACAGCAATCCATAAAATCCGGCGGTGCCGTGCAGCATGGTGCGCGCCACCAACGGCAGCAGCGCCCAGATAGCACTGGCAAAGGCGAAGTACAGTGCTGCGCGTAGCAGAACGCGGTGCAGCTCACGGCTGGCTTTCACATAGCGCAGGCCAGCGCGGAAGGCACCAAAGAAATGCTCATTCAGTTCGGTTTTTGCTTTCGCCGGACGTTTCCAGTACAGCAGGGCGGCAATAACGAAAAAATAACTCGCCACGTCGGCGCCGTAGGCCGCCATAGCGCCTAAACTTGCCAGCAGTAAACCGCCGGTCGCGGGGCCGATCGCGCGGGCAATATTGATGCCCAACGAGTTAAGCGCCACAGCGTTTTTCAGCTCATGGCGTGGTACCAGTTCCGGCACAATCGCCTGCCATGCAGGGCCAAACAGCGCCGCGCCGATGCCGCCAACGAAGGTCAGGCCGATCAGCCATTCGACGGTGAGCCAGTTGTTGTGGGAGAGCAGCAGCAAGGTCCCGCTGACGCTGGCCATCAGCAGCTGCACCACAATCAGCAGGCGGCGGCGGTCAACAATATCGGACAGCACGCCCGCAGGCAGCGCCAGTAAAAATACCGGTAGGGTGGCCGCCGTTTGCATCAACGCCACGGCGGTGGGGTTATCGGATAATCCGGTCACCAGCCAGGCGCTGGCGACGTCGCGAATAAAGCTGCCGGTGTTACCCAGTACCGAGGCGGTCCAGATCAGGGCGAATAGCCCGTATCCGAAGGGAGAGAAGGCACCGCCGCGCGATGCTGTAGAAGGTTGCTGGCTCATCATCATGTTCCTGTCAGTGTGCGATAGCTGCACCTTACGAAGCCCGAGACTTGCTTGATAGCGGAAAAAATCGGCCAACTTGTCCAGGCTTTTTTAACAGCTGGGCAGGGCAAAAATCTTTGAACAAGTTGTCAAAATCTCTGCTTTAGGTTTTCCCGATAGTTCGATGTAGCTTGATTGGCAGACACAACATCACTCACTTAACGGAGCAAAAACATGAGCACATTCAAAGCAAAAGACGGCGTTAACCTCTACTACAAAGACTGGGGCAAAGGTCAGCCCGTATTGTTCAGCCACGGTTGGCCGCTGGATGCCGATATGTGGGACAGCCAGCTGAATTTCCTGGCTGAACGTGGCTATCGTGCCATTGCCTTTGACCGTCGCGGCTTTGGTCGCTCAGAGCAGCCTTGGGAAGGTTACGATTACGATACTTTCGCTGATGACATCCATGCACTGATCGAACATCTGCAGTTAGACGACGTCACGCTGGTGGGCTTTTCAATGGGCGGCGGGGATGTTTCACGCTATATCGGGCGTTACGGCACGGCAAAAGTGAAAGGGCTGGTGCTGCTTGGTGCGGTGACACCGATCTTTGGTAAGACAGATGATCATCCTGAAGGGGTGGAAAAAGCGGTCTTTGACGGCATTAAAGCTGGCTTGTTGAAAGACCGTGCGCAGTTTATCAAAGACTTTGCCACTCCGTTCTACGGTGCCAATGCCGGTCAAACTATCTCGGATGGCGTCATGACGCAGACGCTGAATATTGCGTTGTTGGCTTCACTGAAAGGCACTCTGGATTGTGTCACCGCCTTCTCTGAGACTGATTTCCGTGCAGATATCGCCAAAGTGGATGTGCCTACCCTGGTGATCCACGGCAGTAACGACCAGATCGTGCCGTTTGAAGCCACCGGGAAGCTGGTGCATGAGATGATTAAGGGTTCAGAGTTGAAGGTTTACGAGAATGGCCCGCACGGTTTTGCGGTGACGCATCAGGATCAGCTGAACGACGATTTGCTGGCGTTTTTGCAGCGTGCATGAAAAAGGTCGCCATCAATGGCGACCTTACAGAACGGATACGTAAGGTGCGCATTTATGCGCACTTTTTTTAATCCGCCAGCAAATGCCCATACATCGACATCAACCGACGCGTCACGCCGTTGGTCCAGCCGAACCCATCCTGCAGCGGATATTCACCGCCGCCACCCGGACGGGCACGATCGCCGCTGATGTCGTATTTCTCCACCAGCTTATGATGCAGTGAATAGAAATTTTTCACCGTGGTGAGCCAGTTA
Protein-coding sequences here:
- a CDS encoding antibiotic biosynthesis monooxygenase, giving the protein MNYSQQANHVTLVITHSILPEKQASYEQWLDTIMPQAASFQGHLGVNVLRPVHGDNAYTVLIRFTGLDELYAWLKSDQRKSLIKDLPTMLAQPEHIEVRPGAAFWFTPTQKGQVKPAKWKQYLLTLGVIFPSTNLVPWFWNQVLPAAHGTLWGHLLNDASVVALVVFLWMPVVTRVLKQWLIGRNA
- a CDS encoding LysR family transcriptional regulator; translated protein: MRLNLEALLILDALDRHGTFAAAAARLFKTASALSYTVQKMESDLKITLLDRSGHRATFTPTGRLMLEKGRTLLRAVNELEQQARYVESGWESQLVISVDASLPFRILTPLIDQFYQEHPHTQLQFRQDVLSGCWEALNYGDADIVFGAVQEPATRKEIVCQPLGWLEYVFAVAPEHPLASAPEPLLREQIRQYRAVTVHDSSRHGAGIDLRVLDEQKTLSVHDFPAKLQAQLDGLGCGYLPLYLAKPHLESGALVARQLDSECRRDMAYLAWNESASGNAAIWWREHLLALPGLQEIYSPA
- a CDS encoding amidohydrolase, with product MTTASLIFTNGKFHTVDRANPFASAVAIKDGKFLAVGSEAEVMRFAGSDTQIIDAKGSTGIPGLNDSHLHLIRGGLNYNLELRWEGVPSLADALRMLREQALRTPSPQWVRVVGGWSEFQFAERRMPTLDEINAAAPDTPVFILHLYDRALLNRAALRVVGYTKDTPNPPGGEIQRDSNGNPTGMLIARPNAMLLYATLAKGPKLPLEQQVNSTRQFMRELNRLGLTSAIDAGGGFQNYPDDYDVISELHAKKQLTVRIAYNLFTQNPGHELEDFEKWTDMLKPGQGTDFLRHNGAGEMLVFSAADFEDFLEPRPDLAPGMEDELERVVRHLVEHRWPFRLHATYNESISRMLDVFEKVNRDIPFNGLHWFFDHAETITEANIERVKALGGGLAVQHRMAFQGEYFVDRYGKEAAKQTPPVARMLDADVPVGLGTDATRVASYNPWTALYWLVSGRTVGGMQLYDDNARIDRETALMLWTKGSAWFSSEQNAKGEIKVGQLADLVLLSKDFFSVPEEEIKGIESVLTLVDGEIVYAAGGFSPLSPPPVPVLPEWSPVVTVPGHYRSAPPQANGRAAMMPKVHQCSGPCGVHSHSHDVARQSSVPVSDNNAFWGALGCSCFAF
- a CDS encoding MFS transporter, yielding MSQQPSTASRGGAFSPFGYGLFALIWTASVLGNTGSFIRDVASAWLVTGLSDNPTAVALMQTAATLPVFLLALPAGVLSDIVDRRRLLIVVQLLMASVSGTLLLLSHNNWLTVEWLIGLTFVGGIGAALFGPAWQAIVPELVPRHELKNAVALNSLGINIARAIGPATGGLLLASLGAMAAYGADVASYFFVIAALLYWKRPAKAKTELNEHFFGAFRAGLRYVKASRELHRVLLRAALYFAFASAIWALLPLVARTMLHGTAGFYGLLLGAVGGGAIAGALLLPRLRSTLSNDGLMLLSAVLSALVMLALAMSPPQWLALLLMLVLGVGWIIALTTLNGVAQAVLPDWVRGRGLAVYLMVFNGTLAGGSLAWGLIAQQLGLATTLLIAGAGLVISGLLLKRLALPAGEADLQPAQHWADPVVHEEVDVRHGPVLIQIRYRVPQEDRSAFKRAIHKLAQSRRRDGAYSWGLMEQTDDPTALLEWFMVESWQEHMRQHQRVSHADAELQQAVLQFHQGDDAPQVSHHIAI
- a CDS encoding alpha/beta fold hydrolase, with translation MSTFKAKDGVNLYYKDWGKGQPVLFSHGWPLDADMWDSQLNFLAERGYRAIAFDRRGFGRSEQPWEGYDYDTFADDIHALIEHLQLDDVTLVGFSMGGGDVSRYIGRYGTAKVKGLVLLGAVTPIFGKTDDHPEGVEKAVFDGIKAGLLKDRAQFIKDFATPFYGANAGQTISDGVMTQTLNIALLASLKGTLDCVTAFSETDFRADIAKVDVPTLVIHGSNDQIVPFEATGKLVHEMIKGSELKVYENGPHGFAVTHQDQLNDDLLAFLQRA